One segment of Bdellovibrionota bacterium DNA contains the following:
- a CDS encoding EAL domain-containing protein, producing the protein MDSKTLHFVDPVSHLPHYVALLPDLEQWLRDDLAIGMLYLNINGLDRVEEAHGPKVFDKILRDITKLLKRMQGSIVRKNDLLAISDIGGTGFMIFLSEKRDKRETGKLQKHDVEMVADRVQEYLFPQVFALLYHYTKEKPRLLIGYSFVVHNPLIRIRRLLHRLIDEAREMAYLQSPRTEIRNKERLQRLILSEEVTTLFQPIVNLNTGTIMGYEALSRGPAGTVFESPTLLFTLARDAGLVFELDRLCRKMALRSAAPLPSDCKLFINTIPHTIHDPEFRGKYLEDLLRDVDKKPSNIVFELTERAAIENFSSFREAMRYYTDIGMAIAIDDAGTGYSTLEAIVELNPRYLKFDLSMVRGINRSPIKQEMLRLLCALAKKIDAIIIAEGIESREELAFLMKTGVAFGQGFYFSKSMTAADLVKDGSQSQVRRNRSLLSDKIRMDA; encoded by the coding sequence ATGGATAGCAAAACCCTGCACTTCGTCGATCCGGTCAGTCATTTGCCTCACTACGTAGCCCTCCTGCCGGACCTCGAGCAGTGGCTACGGGACGACCTTGCGATCGGGATGCTCTATCTCAACATCAACGGCCTCGACCGGGTTGAAGAAGCTCACGGCCCGAAGGTGTTCGACAAAATTCTTCGCGACATCACGAAATTATTGAAGCGAATGCAGGGATCCATCGTCCGGAAAAACGACCTGCTTGCGATTTCGGACATCGGCGGCACCGGCTTCATGATCTTTCTCTCCGAAAAAAGAGATAAACGGGAGACGGGCAAACTTCAAAAGCACGATGTGGAAATGGTCGCCGACCGCGTCCAGGAATATCTTTTCCCGCAGGTTTTCGCTTTGCTTTATCACTACACGAAGGAAAAGCCGCGACTCCTGATCGGCTATTCGTTTGTTGTTCACAACCCGTTGATTCGGATTCGGCGGCTGCTGCATCGGTTGATCGATGAGGCACGGGAAATGGCTTATCTGCAATCTCCGCGTACGGAAATACGGAACAAAGAGAGACTACAGCGATTGATTCTGTCCGAGGAGGTGACGACGCTTTTTCAGCCGATTGTGAATCTCAATACCGGCACAATCATGGGATACGAAGCCTTAAGCCGGGGTCCCGCCGGGACCGTTTTTGAATCCCCCACCCTCTTGTTCACCCTGGCGCGGGACGCCGGACTGGTGTTCGAACTCGATCGCCTCTGCCGGAAGATGGCGCTCCGATCAGCGGCTCCGCTTCCCTCCGACTGCAAACTTTTCATCAACACGATTCCCCATACGATTCACGACCCCGAGTTTCGAGGAAAATACCTGGAAGATCTTCTCCGGGACGTGGACAAAAAACCCTCCAATATCGTATTCGAGTTAACGGAGCGGGCCGCCATCGAGAATTTTTCATCGTTCCGCGAAGCGATGCGCTATTACACCGATATCGGCATGGCGATCGCCATTGACGACGCCGGGACCGGCTATTCGACGCTGGAAGCGATTGTGGAACTTAATCCGCGGTACCTTAAATTCGATCTGTCCATGGTCCGCGGAATCAACCGAAGTCCAATCAAACAAGAAATGCTCCGCCTGCTTTGCGCTCTGGCCAAAAAAATAGATGCCATCATTATCGCAGAAGGGATCGAGAGCCGTGAGGAACTCGCTTTTTTGATGAAAACAGGCGTCGCCTTTGGGCAGGGATTTTATTTTTCCAAATCGATGACGGCTGCGGATCTTGTAAAAGACGGTTCGCAGAGTCAGGTTCGCCGAAACCGCTCCTTGCTTTCAGACAAGATTCGGATGGACGCTTAG